One genomic window of Deltaproteobacteria bacterium includes the following:
- a CDS encoding UxaA family hydrolase translates to MKENALLIHPRDNVAVALRTLKAGEQVMGTGLELFSVLDEIPASHKIALRDIPAGEEIIKYGETVAVSTRSIRKGEWVHTHNLESKRWKK, encoded by the coding sequence ATGAAAGAAAACGCCCTCTTGATTCATCCCCGCGATAATGTCGCGGTAGCCTTACGAACCTTGAAAGCGGGAGAACAAGTCATGGGAACGGGACTGGAACTGTTTTCAGTCTTGGATGAGATACCGGCCAGCCATAAGATCGCCCTGCGGGATATTCCTGCGGGGGAAGAAATCATCAAATACGGGGAGACCGTAGCTGTAAGCACCCGGTCCATCAGAAAAGGAGAATGGGTCCATACTCACAACCTGGAAAGCAAAAGGTGGAAGAAATGA
- a CDS encoding lactate racemase domain-containing protein, which translates to MQKVSIPSRLWYENKEWELTFPDHWQVDNLNPPGFEKAGLTSGQIREKIHHPLSGPTLEEMARGKKQVVIVFDDMTRPTPVKDVAPHILESLHEAGLKKDQIRFLWALGAHGAFDMTNARKKLGEEITENYAIHNHDPFQNTVRVGRTPTGVELCFNREFMACDLKIGIGCITPHVHVGFGGGAKIVLPGVAGIETINQFHNQLYRDKGRTGLGNFENNIMRAECDAAGDAVELNFKVDCLVNRRGQITNLYAGLFQATHAAGAEEGREHYGVPHASGYDLAICNAYGKANESAIALLLSLMLLKPREGTAVLISDAPEGQVPHYVMRAWGSEYGGRHYTPRAKGFLQRLMRKLIVMAPYPDRTSLDLISHSDDAIFVKTWPEVLAILEKDFPNKAKVAVVQDGTMQYLKK; encoded by the coding sequence ATGCAAAAAGTCTCCATTCCATCCCGCCTCTGGTATGAGAATAAGGAATGGGAATTGACCTTCCCGGACCACTGGCAGGTAGACAATCTTAACCCGCCCGGGTTCGAGAAGGCTGGCCTCACCTCCGGGCAAATTAGAGAAAAGATCCATCATCCTCTCTCAGGGCCTACCCTTGAGGAAATGGCCAGAGGAAAGAAGCAAGTAGTTATCGTCTTTGACGACATGACCCGTCCGACCCCGGTCAAAGACGTTGCTCCTCATATCTTAGAATCCCTCCATGAGGCCGGGTTGAAGAAAGACCAAATTCGCTTCCTGTGGGCCCTGGGCGCTCACGGAGCCTTTGATATGACCAACGCTCGCAAAAAATTGGGGGAGGAGATCACGGAAAATTATGCCATACACAATCATGATCCCTTCCAAAATACTGTGCGCGTGGGAAGAACACCAACCGGGGTAGAGCTCTGTTTTAACCGTGAGTTTATGGCTTGCGACCTAAAAATCGGGATTGGATGTATCACTCCCCATGTCCACGTAGGGTTCGGGGGAGGTGCCAAAATCGTTCTTCCTGGGGTGGCGGGAATCGAAACGATCAATCAGTTTCACAATCAGCTATACAGAGACAAAGGGCGCACCGGCCTGGGTAATTTTGAAAATAACATCATGCGCGCCGAGTGCGATGCTGCGGGGGATGCGGTGGAATTGAATTTTAAAGTTGATTGTCTGGTCAACCGCCGGGGACAGATTACCAACCTGTATGCCGGACTTTTCCAGGCCACTCACGCTGCCGGCGCGGAAGAGGGAAGAGAACACTATGGAGTTCCCCACGCCAGCGGATATGACCTGGCCATCTGTAATGCTTATGGCAAGGCCAATGAATCGGCCATCGCCCTGCTATTATCCTTAATGCTCCTGAAACCCCGTGAAGGAACGGCCGTGCTTATTTCCGATGCCCCTGAAGGGCAGGTTCCCCATTACGTGATGCGGGCCTGGGGGAGTGAATACGGCGGCCGCCATTATACCCCCCGGGCTAAGGGTTTTCTGCAGAGGCTGATGAGGAAGCTAATTGTCATGGCCCCCTACCCAGACCGGACGAGCCTCGACTTGATCAGCCATAGCGATGATGCCATTTTCGTCAAAACTTGGCCAGAGGTTCTGGCCATTTTGGAAAAAGATTTCCCCAACAAGGCCAAGGTGGCCGTAGTTCAAGATGGGACCATGCAGTACCTGAAGAAATAA
- a CDS encoding lactate utilization protein C, protein MEHSAREEILQKLKTAPKQSLSPRPDLPPLSELSMTQEEMIHRFTERLVEETGVVYRVQNNQGALEKLAEIARAEGLKKVMVSTDDVLATLDLPAWGKRNDVTVMTPHDFPNRDSFRDAVFNEAQAGITGADFAVAESGTLGLIHNKDQARLVSLAPILHIAIVPVERMNPIYERVVDQVFGNLKTLPSQFLFITGPSMTGDIQGVLFKGMHGPRKVIVILVG, encoded by the coding sequence ATGGAACACAGTGCCCGCGAAGAAATACTCCAAAAATTGAAAACCGCTCCGAAGCAATCCTTATCCCCGCGACCGGATTTACCTCCCTTGAGTGAACTCTCTATGACCCAAGAAGAAATGATCCATAGATTTACCGAGCGCCTCGTGGAGGAAACCGGGGTCGTCTATCGGGTGCAGAATAACCAGGGAGCCTTGGAAAAGCTGGCTGAAATCGCCCGAGCGGAAGGCCTGAAAAAGGTGATGGTCTCAACGGATGATGTGTTAGCCACGCTGGACCTGCCGGCATGGGGCAAAAGAAACGATGTGACCGTCATGACCCCCCACGATTTTCCGAATCGGGACTCCTTTCGGGATGCGGTTTTCAACGAAGCCCAAGCCGGAATCACCGGGGCCGATTTCGCCGTGGCCGAGTCAGGAACTCTGGGCCTCATTCATAACAAAGATCAGGCCCGGCTTGTGTCCCTGGCCCCGATTCTGCACATCGCCATCGTGCCAGTGGAGAGGATGAATCCAATCTATGAGCGAGTGGTGGATCAAGTATTCGGTAACCTCAAAACCCTGCCAAGCCAATTCTTATTTATCACCGGGCCAAGCATGACGGGCGATATTCAAGGTGTCCTCTTCAAAGGAATGCACGGGCCGAGGAAAGTGATCGTAATCCTGGTAGGATAA
- a CDS encoding lactate utilization protein B: protein MEIQTEQFTAAVKRELQNARSRAFLKVMPPVLNMKRDIGLSTFPNIDAAQAYGAAIRQEAMARLPELLEEFEKNALANGAKVFWARDAKEANETILQLAKERGVKYVTKGKSMVTEEMGLNEILSKNGIEPWETDLGEFIAQQLHRPPFHIVGPAINVAVEEVCDLFMAKANMKEPTLDPVQLGYAARLFLRDKFHHVQMGITGVNMAVAETGTIINVENEGNIRLTKSSPKTQVSVMSLEKVVPTMKDALHMIRLLSRNCTGQKLTAYVSMDSGPKKKDEIDGPAELFILIIDNGRTKIYQDLKARDALRCIRCAACLNICPVYGQIGGYAYGWAYSGPMGQVLNPLLLGLDRTQDLYRATTLCGACKSVCPVGIDHPSMFLYYRSKDVLGDPYWKGKKRPSSEKRFFKAWISAVTRAWLWNLGIRMVRPLINKDAHDGVISKMKGPFQGWFRTRDLPAMAAKTFHDRWKEIKKI, encoded by the coding sequence ATGGAAATTCAAACCGAACAATTTACCGCAGCGGTCAAAAGAGAACTGCAAAATGCCCGTTCCCGCGCCTTCCTGAAGGTAATGCCCCCCGTTCTGAATATGAAGCGGGATATCGGCCTCAGTACTTTTCCCAATATCGATGCCGCTCAAGCCTACGGGGCAGCCATCCGTCAGGAGGCGATGGCCCGGCTGCCGGAACTCCTGGAGGAATTCGAAAAGAACGCTCTGGCCAATGGAGCCAAAGTTTTTTGGGCTCGCGACGCCAAAGAAGCGAATGAAACCATCCTGCAGCTGGCCAAGGAACGGGGGGTCAAGTATGTAACCAAAGGGAAATCCATGGTCACTGAGGAAATGGGCCTCAACGAAATCTTGAGTAAAAACGGCATAGAACCCTGGGAAACTGACCTCGGGGAGTTCATCGCTCAGCAATTACATCGCCCTCCATTCCACATCGTGGGTCCGGCCATCAATGTCGCGGTGGAAGAGGTGTGCGACCTTTTTATGGCCAAAGCAAACATGAAGGAGCCGACATTAGACCCGGTCCAGTTGGGCTACGCGGCCCGGTTATTCCTCAGGGACAAATTTCATCATGTGCAGATGGGGATCACCGGAGTCAACATGGCTGTTGCCGAAACCGGAACGATTATCAACGTGGAAAATGAAGGGAATATCCGCCTCACCAAATCCTCCCCCAAAACCCAGGTATCGGTGATGAGCCTGGAAAAGGTGGTTCCCACCATGAAGGATGCCCTGCATATGATCAGGCTCCTGAGCCGGAATTGCACCGGCCAGAAACTCACCGCCTACGTATCGATGGACAGCGGCCCCAAGAAAAAAGACGAAATAGACGGGCCGGCAGAACTTTTTATTCTCATAATCGATAACGGCCGGACCAAGATTTATCAGGATCTGAAAGCCCGGGATGCCCTGCGCTGTATCCGCTGCGCCGCCTGTTTGAACATCTGCCCGGTTTACGGACAGATCGGTGGATACGCTTATGGCTGGGCTTATTCCGGTCCCATGGGTCAGGTCCTAAACCCATTGCTCTTAGGATTGGACCGGACCCAGGACCTCTACCGGGCCACCACCCTTTGCGGGGCATGCAAAAGCGTGTGCCCCGTAGGGATTGACCATCCCAGCATGTTCCTTTATTACCGGTCCAAAGACGTGCTGGGTGACCCTTACTGGAAAGGGAAAAAGCGTCCCAGTTCAGAAAAGCGTTTTTTCAAAGCCTGGATTTCGGCGGTAACCCGGGCCTGGCTTTGGAACCTGGGAATCCGCATGGTTCGCCCCCTCATTAATAAAGATGCTCATGACGGGGTAATCAGCAAAATGAAGGGACCTTTCCAGGGGTGGTTCAGGACCAGAGACTTACCGGCCATGGCCGCAAAAACTTTCCATGATCGGTGGAAGGAAATTAAAAAGATATAG
- a CDS encoding (Fe-S)-binding protein: MKNVSLFIPCTVDLFLPHIGEATVTLLRRLGINPVYHEEQTCCGQPAINAGYQKEAQKAAKHFIKVFGDDEQVVSPSGSCVCTVKYHYPELFENEPEWRRRAEELAPRMFELSQYLVDVLNVEDVGASFAGKVTYHESCHILRGLGVSEQPKKLIKAVQGTQLVPLNAAESCCGFGGEFANNFPDISESMVKDKVENYLSSGADLLLLCEPGCLLNIGGFLSRNHPGKKAMHLANFLAPNGREGQ; encoded by the coding sequence ATGAAAAATGTTTCCTTATTCATACCCTGTACGGTTGATCTTTTCTTGCCCCATATCGGTGAAGCCACCGTAACCCTGCTACGCCGGTTGGGGATCAACCCTGTATATCACGAAGAGCAGACCTGCTGCGGCCAGCCGGCCATAAATGCCGGTTATCAAAAAGAGGCCCAAAAGGCGGCCAAGCATTTTATCAAGGTTTTCGGGGACGATGAACAAGTAGTTAGCCCCTCCGGATCCTGTGTCTGCACGGTGAAGTATCACTATCCAGAGCTTTTCGAGAATGAGCCGGAATGGCGCAGGCGGGCAGAGGAACTCGCCCCCCGGATGTTTGAACTTTCACAATACCTGGTGGACGTCCTGAATGTAGAAGATGTGGGGGCCTCCTTTGCAGGTAAGGTTACCTATCATGAGTCCTGCCACATCCTCCGTGGCCTTGGGGTTTCCGAACAACCTAAAAAACTCATCAAGGCTGTGCAAGGGACCCAGCTGGTTCCCCTGAATGCGGCCGAATCCTGCTGCGGATTTGGGGGCGAGTTTGCCAACAACTTTCCCGACATCTCCGAATCCATGGTAAAGGACAAGGTGGAAAATTATTTGTCCAGCGGCGCCGATCTTTTACTCCTCTGCGAACCTGGCTGCCTCTTGAATATCGGGGGATTCCTCAGCCGCAATCACCCCGGAAAAAAAGCGATGCACCTGGCCAACTTTCTGGCCCCCAACGGAAGGGAGGGACAATAA